One genomic window of Diospyros lotus cultivar Yz01 chromosome 8, ASM1463336v1, whole genome shotgun sequence includes the following:
- the LOC127807636 gene encoding histone H3.3 gives MARTKQTARKSTGGKAPRKQLATKAARKSAPTTGGVKKPHRYRPGTVALREIRKYQKSTELLIRKLPFQRLVREIAQDFKTDLRFQSHAVLALQEAAEAYLVGLFEDTNLCAIHAKRVTIMPKDIQLARRIRGERA, from the exons ATGGCTCGTACGAAGCAAACTGCTCGCAAGTCTACTGGCGGAAAGGCTCCCAGGAAGCAGCTCGCCACTAAG GCTGCTAGGAAGTCGGCGCCCACCACCGGAGGAGTCAAGAAACCCCATCGTTATCGGCCCGGGACCGTTGCCCTTCG TGAAATCCGGAAGTACCAAAAGAGCACCGAGCTTCTCATCCGGAAATTGCCATTCCAACGCCTTGTCCGTGAAATCGCCCAAGACTTCAAGACCGATTTGAGGTTCCAGAGCCACGCCGTTCTGGCTCTTCAAGAGGCTGCCGAAGCCTACCTTGTGGGTCTCTTCGAGGACACCAACTTGTGCGCCATCCACGCCAAGCGGGTTACCATCATGCCCAAGGACATTCAGCTGGCCAGGCGAATTCGCGGTGAACGCGCTTAA
- the LOC127807637 gene encoding uncharacterized protein LOC127807637, whose product MVEGNKKGYGWAVSAGINAALAAISAKLFSSQLLKYGSVIFFNVIMWGCYVNSLKALSSLQATVTNFATNFLSSGLAGFFLFEEALSFQWFAGALLIVMGVLVLSKSSIEEKAHSD is encoded by the exons ATGGTAGAGGGAAACAAGAAAGGCTACGGCTGGGCGGTCTCCGCTGGGATCAACGCCGCTTTGGCCGCCATTTCCGCTAAGCTTTTCTCATCTCAG CTCCTTAAATATGGTTCAGTCATATTTTTCAACGTGATAATGTGGGGATGTTATGTCAATAGCCTGAAAGCTCTCTCATCTCTGCAAGCTACAGTGACAAATTTTGCTACCAACTTTCTTTCTTCTGGTCTAGCTGGTTTTTTCCTCTTTGAGGAAGCCCTATCATTTCAG TGGTTTGCAGGTGCCCTTCTCATAGTAATGGGCGTATTAGTACTCAGTAAATCAAGCATAGAGGAGAAGGCACACTCGGATTAG